In Hevea brasiliensis isolate MT/VB/25A 57/8 chromosome 13, ASM3005281v1, whole genome shotgun sequence, a single genomic region encodes these proteins:
- the LOC110659697 gene encoding ADP-ribosylation factor GTPase-activating protein AGD1 isoform X1 — translation MHFAKLDDSPMFRQQMQCMEESSELLRGRCLKFIKGCRKYTEGLGEGYDGDVAFASALETFGGGHNDPICVAFGGPVMNKFTIALRDIGTYKEVLRSQVEHILNDRLLQFVNVDLQDIKEARKRFDKASLIYDQARDKFLSLRKSTRMDVANSVEEELYNARSSFEQARFHLVSSLSIVEAKKRFEFLEAVSGTMDAHIRYFKQGYELLHQLEPFINQVLAYAQQSRECSNYEQASLNERVQEYVRQIDRESKHNLNVGLGSPSGEGLRLFARSSQKVIEAVMQSAAKGKVQTIRQGYLSKRSSNLRGDWKRRFFVLDSQGMLYYYRKPFSWVSGTGSQSSVQRNVSTENGPGLLSRWLSSHYHGGVHDEKSVARHTVNLLTSTIKADADQSDLRFCFRIISPMKVYTLQAENALDQIDWIEKITGVITSLLSFQTPERHLSTSHMGDNHSVSDSSSLADCHDIDQTEIEEFTSNNMTTRSHLHSSKNSQQQECGVRSEKPIDVLRRVPGNDKCADCGAPEPDWASLNLGVLMCIECSGVHRNLGVHISKVRSLTLDVKVWEPSVLNLFQSLGNIYANSIWEELLHSGTSFTADEMSKGFSRSDRQKVFHIRKPSHDDSISVKEHFIHAKYAEKIFMRTIKDDKNLLSVAQQVWESVHANDKKAVYRQIVCSGVDVNAIHGQASFSTSSSLTFVIQYEEQENLDLKFDCFAGDSLDKPLASYVKPLNKTEDQVIKDFTDGCSLLHLACLNADMGMVELLLQYGANINASNSKGQTPLHQCIINRRPAIAKLLLMRGADPQAVDRVGNTAFQLLSQSALDDSELVVLLAK, via the exons ATGCATTTCGCCAAACTAGACGATTCGCCGATGTTTAGGCAACAG ATGCAATGTATGGAAGAAAGTTCTGAGCTATTGAGGGGGAGAtgtttaaaattcatcaaaggaTGTCGAAAGTACAC AGAAGGGCTTGGAGAGGGGTATGATGGGGATGTTGCTTTTGCAAGTGCTCTTGAAACTTTTGGCGGAGGGCATAATGATCCTATTTGTGTTGCTTTTGGAG GCCCTGTTATGAACAAATTTACTATTGCTTTGAGAGACATTGGGACATACAAGGAAGTTCTTAGGTCACAG GTAGAGCACATTCTAAATGATAGATTGCTGCAGTTTGTGAACGTGGACCTGCAAGACATCAAG GAAGCCCGAAAACGTTTTGACAAAGCTTCCCTCATATATGACCAG GCACGAGATAAGTTTCTGTCATTAAGGAAGAGCACAAGGATGGATGTAGCCAATTCTGTAGAGGAA GAACTATACAATGCAAGATCCTCTTTTGAGCAAGCACGTTTTCACTTG GTTAGTTCTCTTTCTATTGTCGAGGCCAAGAAAAGATTTGAGTTTCTTGAGGCTGTTAGTGGGACAATGGATGCTCATATTCGATACTTTAAGCAG GGGTATGAACTTTTGCATCAGCTGGAACCTTTTATTAACCAG GTCTTAGCTTATGCACAACAGTCTAGAGAATGCTCCAACTATGAGCAAGCATCTCTTAATGAAAGGGTGCAAGAATACGTGAGACAGATTGATCGAGAAAGCAAGCACAACTTAAATGTAGGTCTTGGTTCTCCTAGCGGAGAGGGTCTGCGACTTTTTGCTAGGAGTTCACAAAAAGTGATAGAGGCAGTTATGCAATCTGCTGCAAAGGGGAAG GTTCAAACCATTCGACAAGGTTATTTATCAAAGCGTTCTTCAAATTTGAGAGGTGATTGGAAAAGAAGGTTTTTTGTTCTTGATAGTCAAGGGATGCTGTATTATTACCGCAAACCTTTCAGCTGGGTATCT GGAACTGGAAGTCAATCTTCTGTGCAGAGGAATGTTTCCACTGAAAATGGACCTGGGTTGCTGAGTCGGTGGCTTTCTTCTCATTATCATGGTGGAGTTCATGATGAAAAATCCGTTGCACGTCACACTGTAAACCTGTTAACATCAACAATAAAGGCTGATGCAGATCAGTCAGATTTAAGATTCTGCTTCAGAATTATTTCACCAATGAAAGTTTACACTTTACAG GCAGAGAATGCACTGGACCAAATTGACTGGATTGAAAAGATTACAGGAGTGATTACTTCATTATTGAGTTTCCAAACACCTGAAAGA CACCTGTCTACTAGTCACATGGGTGATAATCACTCTGTCAGTGACAGTAGCTCATTGGCGGATTGTCATGACATTGATCAGACAGAGATTGAGGAGTTCACATCTAATAACATGACCACTAGAAGTCACTTACATTCATCTAAAAATTCACAACAGCAAGAATGTGGTGTAAGAAGTGAAAAGCCTATTGATGTGTTGAGAAGAGTACCTGGAAATGACAAATGTGCTGATTGTGGTGCGCCTGAACCAGACTGGGCATCCTTAAACCTTGGTGTTCTCATGTGCATTGAATGTTCTGGCGTTCATCGTAATCTTGGTGTACATATATCAAAG GTAAGGTCATTAACACTTGATGTCAAAGTTTGGGAGCCATCTGTCTTAAATTTGTTTCAGTCACTAGGCAATATTTATGCAAACTCGATTTGGGAGGAATTGTTGCATTCAGGAACTTCTTTTACAGCTGATGAAATGTCCAAGGG TTTTTCAAGGTCTGATAGACAGAAGGTTTTCCATATAAGAAAACCAAGTCATGATGATTCTATTTCTGTTAAGGAGCACTTCATTCATGCAAAG TATGCAGAAAAAATATTTATGCGCACGATTAAGGACGACAAGAATCTCCTTTCAGTGGCACAACAGGTGTGGGAAAGTGTCCATGCCAATGACAAGAAAGCAGTTTACCGCCAAATTGTCTGCTCAGGAGTAGATGTCAATGCCATCCATGGGCAAGCATCATTCAGTACATCCTCATCTCTGACCTTTGTAATCCAGTACGAAGAGCAGGAAAACCTTGACCTGAAGTTTGATTGCTTTGCAGGTGACTCTTTGGACAAGCCCTTGGCAAGCTATGTGAAGCCATTAAATAAAACTGAAGATCAGGTCATAAAGGATTTTACAGATGGTTGTTCTCTGCTTCACCTTGCCTGCCTAAATGCTGACATGGGCATGGTAGAGCTACTCCTACAATATGGTGCAAACATCAATGCTTCTAATTCGAAAGGTCAGACACCACTGCATCAATGCATCATTAACAGGAGACCTGCCATTGCAAAGTTGCTTCTTATGAG GGGAGCAGATCCTCAAGCTGTTGACAGAGTAGGAAATACTGCTTTTCAACTTTTATCCCAATCAGCCCTTGATGACAGTGAGCTTGTTGTTCTATTAGCAAAGTAA
- the LOC110659697 gene encoding ADP-ribosylation factor GTPase-activating protein AGD1 isoform X2, translating into MHFAKLDDSPMFRQQMQCMEESSELLRGRCLKFIKGCRKYTEGLGEGYDGDVAFASALETFGGGHNDPICVAFGGPVMNKFTIALRDIGTYKEVLRSQVEHILNDRLLQFVNVDLQDIKARDKFLSLRKSTRMDVANSVEEELYNARSSFEQARFHLVSSLSIVEAKKRFEFLEAVSGTMDAHIRYFKQGYELLHQLEPFINQVLAYAQQSRECSNYEQASLNERVQEYVRQIDRESKHNLNVGLGSPSGEGLRLFARSSQKVIEAVMQSAAKGKVQTIRQGYLSKRSSNLRGDWKRRFFVLDSQGMLYYYRKPFSWVSGTGSQSSVQRNVSTENGPGLLSRWLSSHYHGGVHDEKSVARHTVNLLTSTIKADADQSDLRFCFRIISPMKVYTLQAENALDQIDWIEKITGVITSLLSFQTPERHLSTSHMGDNHSVSDSSSLADCHDIDQTEIEEFTSNNMTTRSHLHSSKNSQQQECGVRSEKPIDVLRRVPGNDKCADCGAPEPDWASLNLGVLMCIECSGVHRNLGVHISKVRSLTLDVKVWEPSVLNLFQSLGNIYANSIWEELLHSGTSFTADEMSKGFSRSDRQKVFHIRKPSHDDSISVKEHFIHAKYAEKIFMRTIKDDKNLLSVAQQVWESVHANDKKAVYRQIVCSGVDVNAIHGQASFSTSSSLTFVIQYEEQENLDLKFDCFAGDSLDKPLASYVKPLNKTEDQVIKDFTDGCSLLHLACLNADMGMVELLLQYGANINASNSKGQTPLHQCIINRRPAIAKLLLMRGADPQAVDRVGNTAFQLLSQSALDDSELVVLLAK; encoded by the exons ATGCATTTCGCCAAACTAGACGATTCGCCGATGTTTAGGCAACAG ATGCAATGTATGGAAGAAAGTTCTGAGCTATTGAGGGGGAGAtgtttaaaattcatcaaaggaTGTCGAAAGTACAC AGAAGGGCTTGGAGAGGGGTATGATGGGGATGTTGCTTTTGCAAGTGCTCTTGAAACTTTTGGCGGAGGGCATAATGATCCTATTTGTGTTGCTTTTGGAG GCCCTGTTATGAACAAATTTACTATTGCTTTGAGAGACATTGGGACATACAAGGAAGTTCTTAGGTCACAG GTAGAGCACATTCTAAATGATAGATTGCTGCAGTTTGTGAACGTGGACCTGCAAGACATCAAG GCACGAGATAAGTTTCTGTCATTAAGGAAGAGCACAAGGATGGATGTAGCCAATTCTGTAGAGGAA GAACTATACAATGCAAGATCCTCTTTTGAGCAAGCACGTTTTCACTTG GTTAGTTCTCTTTCTATTGTCGAGGCCAAGAAAAGATTTGAGTTTCTTGAGGCTGTTAGTGGGACAATGGATGCTCATATTCGATACTTTAAGCAG GGGTATGAACTTTTGCATCAGCTGGAACCTTTTATTAACCAG GTCTTAGCTTATGCACAACAGTCTAGAGAATGCTCCAACTATGAGCAAGCATCTCTTAATGAAAGGGTGCAAGAATACGTGAGACAGATTGATCGAGAAAGCAAGCACAACTTAAATGTAGGTCTTGGTTCTCCTAGCGGAGAGGGTCTGCGACTTTTTGCTAGGAGTTCACAAAAAGTGATAGAGGCAGTTATGCAATCTGCTGCAAAGGGGAAG GTTCAAACCATTCGACAAGGTTATTTATCAAAGCGTTCTTCAAATTTGAGAGGTGATTGGAAAAGAAGGTTTTTTGTTCTTGATAGTCAAGGGATGCTGTATTATTACCGCAAACCTTTCAGCTGGGTATCT GGAACTGGAAGTCAATCTTCTGTGCAGAGGAATGTTTCCACTGAAAATGGACCTGGGTTGCTGAGTCGGTGGCTTTCTTCTCATTATCATGGTGGAGTTCATGATGAAAAATCCGTTGCACGTCACACTGTAAACCTGTTAACATCAACAATAAAGGCTGATGCAGATCAGTCAGATTTAAGATTCTGCTTCAGAATTATTTCACCAATGAAAGTTTACACTTTACAG GCAGAGAATGCACTGGACCAAATTGACTGGATTGAAAAGATTACAGGAGTGATTACTTCATTATTGAGTTTCCAAACACCTGAAAGA CACCTGTCTACTAGTCACATGGGTGATAATCACTCTGTCAGTGACAGTAGCTCATTGGCGGATTGTCATGACATTGATCAGACAGAGATTGAGGAGTTCACATCTAATAACATGACCACTAGAAGTCACTTACATTCATCTAAAAATTCACAACAGCAAGAATGTGGTGTAAGAAGTGAAAAGCCTATTGATGTGTTGAGAAGAGTACCTGGAAATGACAAATGTGCTGATTGTGGTGCGCCTGAACCAGACTGGGCATCCTTAAACCTTGGTGTTCTCATGTGCATTGAATGTTCTGGCGTTCATCGTAATCTTGGTGTACATATATCAAAG GTAAGGTCATTAACACTTGATGTCAAAGTTTGGGAGCCATCTGTCTTAAATTTGTTTCAGTCACTAGGCAATATTTATGCAAACTCGATTTGGGAGGAATTGTTGCATTCAGGAACTTCTTTTACAGCTGATGAAATGTCCAAGGG TTTTTCAAGGTCTGATAGACAGAAGGTTTTCCATATAAGAAAACCAAGTCATGATGATTCTATTTCTGTTAAGGAGCACTTCATTCATGCAAAG TATGCAGAAAAAATATTTATGCGCACGATTAAGGACGACAAGAATCTCCTTTCAGTGGCACAACAGGTGTGGGAAAGTGTCCATGCCAATGACAAGAAAGCAGTTTACCGCCAAATTGTCTGCTCAGGAGTAGATGTCAATGCCATCCATGGGCAAGCATCATTCAGTACATCCTCATCTCTGACCTTTGTAATCCAGTACGAAGAGCAGGAAAACCTTGACCTGAAGTTTGATTGCTTTGCAGGTGACTCTTTGGACAAGCCCTTGGCAAGCTATGTGAAGCCATTAAATAAAACTGAAGATCAGGTCATAAAGGATTTTACAGATGGTTGTTCTCTGCTTCACCTTGCCTGCCTAAATGCTGACATGGGCATGGTAGAGCTACTCCTACAATATGGTGCAAACATCAATGCTTCTAATTCGAAAGGTCAGACACCACTGCATCAATGCATCATTAACAGGAGACCTGCCATTGCAAAGTTGCTTCTTATGAG GGGAGCAGATCCTCAAGCTGTTGACAGAGTAGGAAATACTGCTTTTCAACTTTTATCCCAATCAGCCCTTGATGACAGTGAGCTTGTTGTTCTATTAGCAAAGTAA
- the LOC110659697 gene encoding ADP-ribosylation factor GTPase-activating protein AGD1 isoform X3, whose translation MHFAKLDDSPMFRQQMQCMEESSELLRGRCLKFIKGCRKYTEGLGEGYDGDVAFASALETFGGGHNDPICVAFGGPVMNKFTIALRDIGTYKEVLRSQVEHILNDRLLQFVNVDLQDIKEARKRFDKASLIYDQARDKFLSLRKSTRMDVANSVEEELYNARSSFEQARFHLVSSLSIVEAKKRFEFLEAVSGTMDAHIRYFKQGYELLHQLEPFINQVLAYAQQSRECSNYEQASLNERVQEYVRQIDRESKHNLNVGLGSPSGEGLRLFARSSQKVIEAVMQSAAKGKVQTIRQGYLSKRSSNLRGDWKRRFFVLDSQGMLYYYRKPFSWVSGTGSQSSVQRNVSTENGPGLLSRWLSSHYHGGVHDEKSVARHTVNLLTSTIKADADQSDLRFCFRIISPMKVYTLQAENALDQIDWIEKITGVITSLLSFQTPERHLSTSHMGDNHSVSDSSSLADCHDIDQTEIEEFTSNNMTTRSHLHSSKNSQQQECGVRSEKPIDVLRRVPGNDKCADCGAPEPDWASLNLGVLMCIECSGVHRNLGVHISKVRSLTLDVKVWEPSVLNLFQSLGNIYANSIWEELLHSGTSFTADEMSKGFSRSDRQKVFHIRKPSHDDSISVKEHFIHAKYAEKIFMRTIKDDKNLLSVAQQVWESVHANDKKAVYRQIVCSGVDVNAIHGQASFSDSLDKPLASYVKPLNKTEDQVIKDFTDGCSLLHLACLNADMGMVELLLQYGANINASNSKGQTPLHQCIINRRPAIAKLLLMRGADPQAVDRVGNTAFQLLSQSALDDSELVVLLAK comes from the exons ATGCATTTCGCCAAACTAGACGATTCGCCGATGTTTAGGCAACAG ATGCAATGTATGGAAGAAAGTTCTGAGCTATTGAGGGGGAGAtgtttaaaattcatcaaaggaTGTCGAAAGTACAC AGAAGGGCTTGGAGAGGGGTATGATGGGGATGTTGCTTTTGCAAGTGCTCTTGAAACTTTTGGCGGAGGGCATAATGATCCTATTTGTGTTGCTTTTGGAG GCCCTGTTATGAACAAATTTACTATTGCTTTGAGAGACATTGGGACATACAAGGAAGTTCTTAGGTCACAG GTAGAGCACATTCTAAATGATAGATTGCTGCAGTTTGTGAACGTGGACCTGCAAGACATCAAG GAAGCCCGAAAACGTTTTGACAAAGCTTCCCTCATATATGACCAG GCACGAGATAAGTTTCTGTCATTAAGGAAGAGCACAAGGATGGATGTAGCCAATTCTGTAGAGGAA GAACTATACAATGCAAGATCCTCTTTTGAGCAAGCACGTTTTCACTTG GTTAGTTCTCTTTCTATTGTCGAGGCCAAGAAAAGATTTGAGTTTCTTGAGGCTGTTAGTGGGACAATGGATGCTCATATTCGATACTTTAAGCAG GGGTATGAACTTTTGCATCAGCTGGAACCTTTTATTAACCAG GTCTTAGCTTATGCACAACAGTCTAGAGAATGCTCCAACTATGAGCAAGCATCTCTTAATGAAAGGGTGCAAGAATACGTGAGACAGATTGATCGAGAAAGCAAGCACAACTTAAATGTAGGTCTTGGTTCTCCTAGCGGAGAGGGTCTGCGACTTTTTGCTAGGAGTTCACAAAAAGTGATAGAGGCAGTTATGCAATCTGCTGCAAAGGGGAAG GTTCAAACCATTCGACAAGGTTATTTATCAAAGCGTTCTTCAAATTTGAGAGGTGATTGGAAAAGAAGGTTTTTTGTTCTTGATAGTCAAGGGATGCTGTATTATTACCGCAAACCTTTCAGCTGGGTATCT GGAACTGGAAGTCAATCTTCTGTGCAGAGGAATGTTTCCACTGAAAATGGACCTGGGTTGCTGAGTCGGTGGCTTTCTTCTCATTATCATGGTGGAGTTCATGATGAAAAATCCGTTGCACGTCACACTGTAAACCTGTTAACATCAACAATAAAGGCTGATGCAGATCAGTCAGATTTAAGATTCTGCTTCAGAATTATTTCACCAATGAAAGTTTACACTTTACAG GCAGAGAATGCACTGGACCAAATTGACTGGATTGAAAAGATTACAGGAGTGATTACTTCATTATTGAGTTTCCAAACACCTGAAAGA CACCTGTCTACTAGTCACATGGGTGATAATCACTCTGTCAGTGACAGTAGCTCATTGGCGGATTGTCATGACATTGATCAGACAGAGATTGAGGAGTTCACATCTAATAACATGACCACTAGAAGTCACTTACATTCATCTAAAAATTCACAACAGCAAGAATGTGGTGTAAGAAGTGAAAAGCCTATTGATGTGTTGAGAAGAGTACCTGGAAATGACAAATGTGCTGATTGTGGTGCGCCTGAACCAGACTGGGCATCCTTAAACCTTGGTGTTCTCATGTGCATTGAATGTTCTGGCGTTCATCGTAATCTTGGTGTACATATATCAAAG GTAAGGTCATTAACACTTGATGTCAAAGTTTGGGAGCCATCTGTCTTAAATTTGTTTCAGTCACTAGGCAATATTTATGCAAACTCGATTTGGGAGGAATTGTTGCATTCAGGAACTTCTTTTACAGCTGATGAAATGTCCAAGGG TTTTTCAAGGTCTGATAGACAGAAGGTTTTCCATATAAGAAAACCAAGTCATGATGATTCTATTTCTGTTAAGGAGCACTTCATTCATGCAAAG TATGCAGAAAAAATATTTATGCGCACGATTAAGGACGACAAGAATCTCCTTTCAGTGGCACAACAGGTGTGGGAAAGTGTCCATGCCAATGACAAGAAAGCAGTTTACCGCCAAATTGTCTGCTCAGGAGTAGATGTCAATGCCATCCATGGGCAAGCATCATTCA GTGACTCTTTGGACAAGCCCTTGGCAAGCTATGTGAAGCCATTAAATAAAACTGAAGATCAGGTCATAAAGGATTTTACAGATGGTTGTTCTCTGCTTCACCTTGCCTGCCTAAATGCTGACATGGGCATGGTAGAGCTACTCCTACAATATGGTGCAAACATCAATGCTTCTAATTCGAAAGGTCAGACACCACTGCATCAATGCATCATTAACAGGAGACCTGCCATTGCAAAGTTGCTTCTTATGAG GGGAGCAGATCCTCAAGCTGTTGACAGAGTAGGAAATACTGCTTTTCAACTTTTATCCCAATCAGCCCTTGATGACAGTGAGCTTGTTGTTCTATTAGCAAAGTAA
- the LOC110659697 gene encoding ADP-ribosylation factor GTPase-activating protein AGD1 isoform X4 produces the protein MNKFTIALRDIGTYKEVLRSQVEHILNDRLLQFVNVDLQDIKEARKRFDKASLIYDQARDKFLSLRKSTRMDVANSVEEELYNARSSFEQARFHLVSSLSIVEAKKRFEFLEAVSGTMDAHIRYFKQGYELLHQLEPFINQVLAYAQQSRECSNYEQASLNERVQEYVRQIDRESKHNLNVGLGSPSGEGLRLFARSSQKVIEAVMQSAAKGKVQTIRQGYLSKRSSNLRGDWKRRFFVLDSQGMLYYYRKPFSWVSGTGSQSSVQRNVSTENGPGLLSRWLSSHYHGGVHDEKSVARHTVNLLTSTIKADADQSDLRFCFRIISPMKVYTLQAENALDQIDWIEKITGVITSLLSFQTPERHLSTSHMGDNHSVSDSSSLADCHDIDQTEIEEFTSNNMTTRSHLHSSKNSQQQECGVRSEKPIDVLRRVPGNDKCADCGAPEPDWASLNLGVLMCIECSGVHRNLGVHISKVRSLTLDVKVWEPSVLNLFQSLGNIYANSIWEELLHSGTSFTADEMSKGFSRSDRQKVFHIRKPSHDDSISVKEHFIHAKYAEKIFMRTIKDDKNLLSVAQQVWESVHANDKKAVYRQIVCSGVDVNAIHGQASFSTSSSLTFVIQYEEQENLDLKFDCFAGDSLDKPLASYVKPLNKTEDQVIKDFTDGCSLLHLACLNADMGMVELLLQYGANINASNSKGQTPLHQCIINRRPAIAKLLLMRGADPQAVDRVGNTAFQLLSQSALDDSELVVLLAK, from the exons ATGAACAAATTTACTATTGCTTTGAGAGACATTGGGACATACAAGGAAGTTCTTAGGTCACAG GTAGAGCACATTCTAAATGATAGATTGCTGCAGTTTGTGAACGTGGACCTGCAAGACATCAAG GAAGCCCGAAAACGTTTTGACAAAGCTTCCCTCATATATGACCAG GCACGAGATAAGTTTCTGTCATTAAGGAAGAGCACAAGGATGGATGTAGCCAATTCTGTAGAGGAA GAACTATACAATGCAAGATCCTCTTTTGAGCAAGCACGTTTTCACTTG GTTAGTTCTCTTTCTATTGTCGAGGCCAAGAAAAGATTTGAGTTTCTTGAGGCTGTTAGTGGGACAATGGATGCTCATATTCGATACTTTAAGCAG GGGTATGAACTTTTGCATCAGCTGGAACCTTTTATTAACCAG GTCTTAGCTTATGCACAACAGTCTAGAGAATGCTCCAACTATGAGCAAGCATCTCTTAATGAAAGGGTGCAAGAATACGTGAGACAGATTGATCGAGAAAGCAAGCACAACTTAAATGTAGGTCTTGGTTCTCCTAGCGGAGAGGGTCTGCGACTTTTTGCTAGGAGTTCACAAAAAGTGATAGAGGCAGTTATGCAATCTGCTGCAAAGGGGAAG GTTCAAACCATTCGACAAGGTTATTTATCAAAGCGTTCTTCAAATTTGAGAGGTGATTGGAAAAGAAGGTTTTTTGTTCTTGATAGTCAAGGGATGCTGTATTATTACCGCAAACCTTTCAGCTGGGTATCT GGAACTGGAAGTCAATCTTCTGTGCAGAGGAATGTTTCCACTGAAAATGGACCTGGGTTGCTGAGTCGGTGGCTTTCTTCTCATTATCATGGTGGAGTTCATGATGAAAAATCCGTTGCACGTCACACTGTAAACCTGTTAACATCAACAATAAAGGCTGATGCAGATCAGTCAGATTTAAGATTCTGCTTCAGAATTATTTCACCAATGAAAGTTTACACTTTACAG GCAGAGAATGCACTGGACCAAATTGACTGGATTGAAAAGATTACAGGAGTGATTACTTCATTATTGAGTTTCCAAACACCTGAAAGA CACCTGTCTACTAGTCACATGGGTGATAATCACTCTGTCAGTGACAGTAGCTCATTGGCGGATTGTCATGACATTGATCAGACAGAGATTGAGGAGTTCACATCTAATAACATGACCACTAGAAGTCACTTACATTCATCTAAAAATTCACAACAGCAAGAATGTGGTGTAAGAAGTGAAAAGCCTATTGATGTGTTGAGAAGAGTACCTGGAAATGACAAATGTGCTGATTGTGGTGCGCCTGAACCAGACTGGGCATCCTTAAACCTTGGTGTTCTCATGTGCATTGAATGTTCTGGCGTTCATCGTAATCTTGGTGTACATATATCAAAG GTAAGGTCATTAACACTTGATGTCAAAGTTTGGGAGCCATCTGTCTTAAATTTGTTTCAGTCACTAGGCAATATTTATGCAAACTCGATTTGGGAGGAATTGTTGCATTCAGGAACTTCTTTTACAGCTGATGAAATGTCCAAGGG TTTTTCAAGGTCTGATAGACAGAAGGTTTTCCATATAAGAAAACCAAGTCATGATGATTCTATTTCTGTTAAGGAGCACTTCATTCATGCAAAG TATGCAGAAAAAATATTTATGCGCACGATTAAGGACGACAAGAATCTCCTTTCAGTGGCACAACAGGTGTGGGAAAGTGTCCATGCCAATGACAAGAAAGCAGTTTACCGCCAAATTGTCTGCTCAGGAGTAGATGTCAATGCCATCCATGGGCAAGCATCATTCAGTACATCCTCATCTCTGACCTTTGTAATCCAGTACGAAGAGCAGGAAAACCTTGACCTGAAGTTTGATTGCTTTGCAGGTGACTCTTTGGACAAGCCCTTGGCAAGCTATGTGAAGCCATTAAATAAAACTGAAGATCAGGTCATAAAGGATTTTACAGATGGTTGTTCTCTGCTTCACCTTGCCTGCCTAAATGCTGACATGGGCATGGTAGAGCTACTCCTACAATATGGTGCAAACATCAATGCTTCTAATTCGAAAGGTCAGACACCACTGCATCAATGCATCATTAACAGGAGACCTGCCATTGCAAAGTTGCTTCTTATGAG GGGAGCAGATCCTCAAGCTGTTGACAGAGTAGGAAATACTGCTTTTCAACTTTTATCCCAATCAGCCCTTGATGACAGTGAGCTTGTTGTTCTATTAGCAAAGTAA